The genomic segment CCGCCGACGCCTGAGCTCTTCTAAGACAAGGGATGAGTCATCCTCGTGAAGGAGGGGTAGCCCGCGATACGTGCCGCTGTAGTCACGCCTGTACTCAGAGAGAACGTGGCTCGGGTCCCAAATGACTAGCTCGTAATCGAGAAGTGAGTGACTCGAGCGAAAGTCGATACCGACGATGTCCGGATGCTCAAGGTCAAAACCGAGTGACACGGCAGAACGGGCGCTCGGCGAAGCCATCGTTTGAACGTACCGCTCCTCGAAGACGGTTCAGCGGAGCACGACCCCGCTTTCAGCGAACGATCTAGAAGGCCCGGGCGCCGACGCGCATTGAGTTAATCCCTCATCGGTCAAGCGTCCTAGCTCTCAGTTGCCTCGAGGTCGAGAATCTGCTCAACAGGATCACCGGTCTTGACAAGACTCATGTCACTCAGAGCCGCTCAGCAAGCCAGTCAGCCACCAGCGGCCGGTACCGATACGCCACGTTGTTACACACGTGGTTGCCCTCGTCGTAGACAACGAACTCGCCGTTCGGAGCGGCGTCGGCGATGCGCTTGGTCTGCTCCCAGGGGATCAAGCGGTCGAGCTTGCCGGCGATGATGAGGAGGGGCTGCTCGATCTGGTCGGCGACCCCGTCTAGGCCGAGCTCCAGCGCCGCCTCGCGACCGGCCTCCTGGTCGGCTGAGCGCGAGTAGTAGGTGAAGGAGTCGCGGGTGAGGCCCGGGATGTGGTCCCAGATCTCACCGAAGTTCCAGGGGCCGCAGACGCCGGCCGCTGCCTTGATGCGCGGCTCGAACGCGGCGGTGCGGGGGGCGTAGTAGCCGCCGAGACTGACGCCGGCGACGCCGACCCGGTCGAGGTCGACGCTCGCACGCGAGCCCTCGTACTCCCCGGCGGACAGCGACGGCACCGGCTCTCCCCCGCTTCGCTCGAGCTCGTCGAGCAGCGCTCCGACCGCGACCTCGTAGTCGTGGCGCAGCGGAAGCTCGAACCCGCCCTCGCCCTGGCCGGGACCGTCGAGCGACGCGACCGCCAGCCCGCGGTCGAGGAAAACGTTCTCGAGCGAGAAGAACTCCTCCTTGGTCGAGTCGAGGCCCGGGATCAGGATCACGAGCGGGACGGCGCCCTCGCCACGCGGTCGCCGCAGGTTGGCGACGACCCGCGAGCCCTCGAGCGGCGCCTCGATGCGCTCCGCTGCTGGGTCGAGCAACCGGTGCCCATCGCGCTGTGCGTCGCGCGCCCGCAGCGTCACCTCGGTGTTGCGCTCGCCGTCGAGCACCCAGACGTACTTGGCGAAGTGGAACGCGACGGCTGCGCGGATGAACGCCTCGCCGGCGGTCCGCAGACGGCCCGCCTCCTCCGCCTCTCGTGCCAGACCGAGGTGCATCTCCCCCAGCTCGCACCAGGCGTCGATCCACTCCTCCCAGCGCTCGACCTTCGCGGTCGTGCGGTTGAAGTCGCCGAGATCGACGCCATTCGTGACCATGCGCGGCGCCCAGTTGTCGATCGCCGCCTGCACCCTCGCGTCAGGCATCAGTCCTCCTCTCCGCCGATCCCCCAGAAGATCCGCTCGGCGTTGCCGGCGAGCACGGCAGCCTCCGCGAGGTCGCCGAGCCCGGCCGCTCGCACCGTCGCGATCGGGTCCTGGTCGCCCATGTCGAAAGGCCAGTCCGATCCGAGCAGCACGCGCTCGGGTCCGGCCCACTCGACGATCTGGGCGAGCAGTGCCGGGTCGTGCGTGATCGTGTCGAGATGGAAGCGCCGGATCGACTCGGACGGCGCCTCGGTGAGCCGCGATCGCGCCTGCGGCTGGAAGCCGTGCGCGTGGTCGAGCCGTCCGCGGAGCGCGGGCAGAACGCCGCCGGCGTGGGCGAGGATCACGGTGAGCTCGGGGTGGCGCTCCATCACCCCGGCCATCGTCATGTGGGCCGCGGCGATCGTCGTCTCGAGCGGGTTGCCGACCGTGTTCCACGAGTAGAAGTCGTCGAACGCCGGGTCGGGGAGACTGCGGGTCGCCGGGTGGATGAAGACGACCGAGCCGCTCGCCTCGGCCTCGGCCCAGAAGATCTCGCGGCTCTCGTCGCCGAGCGGCGTGCCGCCGATCCCCGCCGTGATCTCGACCCCGGCCAGCCCAGCCGCGCGGACCCCGCCGAGTTCCGCCGCGGCGAGCTCCGGGTCGCCCATCGGGACGGCGCCGAGGCCGGCGATCCGCTCGGGGTAACGGTCGACGATCCGCGCCAGCCCCGCGTTGCCGATCCGGCAGCGCTCGAGCGCGAGCTCCGGCTCGGTCGACGCGTAGAGCAGCGGCACCCAAGGACACAGCACGACGCGCTCGATCCCGCGCTCGTGCTGAGCCGCGAGGATCGCATCGACATCGACCGCCTCGCCGATCATCGCCCGGATCGACTTGCCCTCGAGCTCGACGACCTGGGCGCCGTCGGCGTCTCGCGTCACGCTCGCCCGCCAGCTCTCGTCCCCACCGTCGCCACGAAGCAGCTCGGGGACGATGACGTGCGCGTGGCAGTCGACCGGACCCATCAGCCCTCGCCCCCCGCGACCGCGTCGAAGTCGAGGCCGAGGTCCTCGAAGACGATCCGCGCGGCGTTCCGCCCCGGCGCGCCGGTGATCGAGCCGCCTGGGTGCGTCGTTCCACCCGTCTGGTAGAGCCCGGCAAGCGGCGTTCTGTGTTGGCCCCAGCCGGGCGCCGGCTGGAGCGGGCCGGCCTGGGGCAGCGAGCGGATTCCGCCGTGCATCGCGCCGTCGATCATGTGCGGGTTCTGGGCCTCGATGTCCGGCGGCGCCTGGACCAACGAGGCGAGGATCGCGTCGTCGGTCAGACCCGGCACGTACTCGCGGACGCGCTCGAGCTGCCGCGCGGCGAACTCGTCCTTGGCGTCCTGCCAGGACGCGGAGCCCGGCGGCGGGGTCGCGGTCGCGCAGGTCAGCAGCTTCACGGTGTGGTGTCCCTCCGGCGCCCGCGAGGGGTCGGCGAGCGTCGGGCAGGCGACGAGCAGCCACGCCGGCTCGGGGTCGTGGATCCCGTCGCGCATCCGCCGGCCGTAGTCGAGCACCTGCTGCGGGAACCCGGCGAGGCCGGAGGAGACCGAGCTCCGGGGCCCGCCCGGCGTCTCGTAGATCGGCGGCGCGCTCGTCGCGTGGTGGACGGCGAACCCGGACAGCCCGATGTCGTAGGTCTCGATCCCCCAGCGCCAGTCCTCGGGCCAGACCTCGGCCGGCGCCATGTCGATCAGGTGCTTGACGTGGATCGTCGAGACGACCGCGCGATCGCCGACGAACCGCTCGCCGCCCTCGACCTCGAAGCCGAGACAGCGCTCGCCCGAGTCGTCGAGCACGAGCCGCTCGACCTTGCGATCCGTCAGCACCTCTCCCCCGCTCGCCTCGATCGTCCGAACCAGCGAAGCCGCCAGCTCGCCCGACCCACCGCGCGGCAGCGTCCAACCTCGCCCCTGGCGCCCGAAGACGATCGAGTAGGCGAGCGGCCCCGTCCCCGCGACGTCGACGGGGACGTAGGTCTGGAACGCCTGCCAGAGGAAGAACGCCCGGACGTGCTCCGACTCATACGTGTCGCGGATGACCTCCCAGGCCGACAGCATCCGCCGGCGCTCCCAGCGGTGCCCGTCGGGGTGCTCGGCGAGCATCTCCGACATCGACGGGCCGTAGCCGACCGGGTTGAAGCGGGCGGCCGAGAAGACCTGCTTGACGCGGTCGTACTCCTCGAGCGCTTTCCGGTAGGCCGCTGCATCGCGCCTCGAGAATCGCGCCAGCTCCTCGCAGCTGCGCTCGAGGTCGAGCCACATCGTCAGCTGCTCGCCGTCGGGGAAGACGACGTGGGCGAACGGGTCCGGGCTCAGGTAGTCGAGCCCCTGCTCGCCGATCAGGCCGAGCTCGTCGCGGGTCAGCAGCGGGTTCGTCTGGATCAGCGTGTGGCCGGTCGAGCACGAGTCGAGCAGGAACCCGGGTTGGAGCAGCTCCTCGGACGCCGCGCCGCCGCCGGCGACCGAGCGCGCGTCGACGACGATCACCGAGAGTCCGGCCCGGGCCAGGTAGGCGGCGGTGATCAGGCTGTTGTGGCCGGCCCCCGCGACGACGACGTCTGCGACTCGCTCCACCACGACCTCCCTACGCCAGCAACAGGATCAGCGACCCGCCGACGACGAGCGCGGCGCCGCCGACGATCCGCGGGTTGACGATCTCCACAGAGCGCCCCGAGATCATCGGCGCGAGCGCGAGGACGACCGGGACCGAGAGCAGCTGCAGCGCCAGCACGGTCGCGATCGCGGTCGTGTCGAGCGACTCGTAGCGGCCCCATGTGGCGAGGCCGACGATCAGGCCCGCCGCCAGCTTCCAGTAGAGACCCGAACGCTCGTTGCCGATCGAGCCGAGCTGCTCGTTGCTCAGCGCCAGCACGAATGCGTAGCCGAGAGTGGCGGCGGCCATCCCGAGCGTCACGCCGAGCAGCGGCGCGTCGAAGTGCTCGAGCGCCTCGGCCGTGATCACGGCGCTCGTCGCCCAACAGGCCGCGGTGGCGAAGCCCCAGACCGACTCGGAGAACGCGGCGCGCTCGCCGGACCCCGGGTCGCTGACCGCGAACGCGCCGACGATCACGAGCGCGACGCCGAGCGCCGCGATCGGCGCCGGGATCTCACCCGCGAAGACGATCCCGAGGACGAGCCCGAACAGCGGCGTCGTCGCGATCAGCGGGCTCGTCCGCGCGGCACCGATCCGCGACTGCGAGAAGTTGAGCGTCGTCCAGCCGACGAAGAAGTGCACCATCCCCGCGGCGGCGAACAGCGCGTAGGCGTCGAGCGGCACCGCGCCGAGATCGCCGAGCTCGCCTGCAACCGCCGCCGCGAGCCCGAGA from the Thermoleophilia bacterium SCSIO 60948 genome contains:
- a CDS encoding alpha/beta hydrolase → MPDARVQAAIDNWAPRMVTNGVDLGDFNRTTAKVERWEEWIDAWCELGEMHLGLAREAEEAGRLRTAGEAFIRAAVAFHFAKYVWVLDGERNTEVTLRARDAQRDGHRLLDPAAERIEAPLEGSRVVANLRRPRGEGAVPLVILIPGLDSTKEEFFSLENVFLDRGLAVASLDGPGQGEGGFELPLRHDYEVAVGALLDELERSGGEPVPSLSAGEYEGSRASVDLDRVGVAGVSLGGYYAPRTAAFEPRIKAAAGVCGPWNFGEIWDHIPGLTRDSFTYYSRSADQEAGREAALELGLDGVADQIEQPLLIIAGKLDRLIPWEQTKRIADAAPNGEFVVYDEGNHVCNNVAYRYRPLVADWLAERL
- a CDS encoding amidohydrolase; protein product: MGPVDCHAHVIVPELLRGDGGDESWRASVTRDADGAQVVELEGKSIRAMIGEAVDVDAILAAQHERGIERVVLCPWVPLLYASTEPELALERCRIGNAGLARIVDRYPERIAGLGAVPMGDPELAAAELGGVRAAGLAGVEITAGIGGTPLGDESREIFWAEAEASGSVVFIHPATRSLPDPAFDDFYSWNTVGNPLETTIAAAHMTMAGVMERHPELTVILAHAGGVLPALRGRLDHAHGFQPQARSRLTEAPSESIRRFHLDTITHDPALLAQIVEWAGPERVLLGSDWPFDMGDQDPIATVRAAGLGDLAEAAVLAGNAERIFWGIGGEED
- a CDS encoding NAD(P)/FAD-dependent oxidoreductase is translated as MERVADVVVAGAGHNSLITAAYLARAGLSVIVVDARSVAGGGAASEELLQPGFLLDSCSTGHTLIQTNPLLTRDELGLIGEQGLDYLSPDPFAHVVFPDGEQLTMWLDLERSCEELARFSRRDAAAYRKALEEYDRVKQVFSAARFNPVGYGPSMSEMLAEHPDGHRWERRRMLSAWEVIRDTYESEHVRAFFLWQAFQTYVPVDVAGTGPLAYSIVFGRQGRGWTLPRGGSGELAASLVRTIEASGGEVLTDRKVERLVLDDSGERCLGFEVEGGERFVGDRAVVSTIHVKHLIDMAPAEVWPEDWRWGIETYDIGLSGFAVHHATSAPPIYETPGGPRSSVSSGLAGFPQQVLDYGRRMRDGIHDPEPAWLLVACPTLADPSRAPEGHHTVKLLTCATATPPPGSASWQDAKDEFAARQLERVREYVPGLTDDAILASLVQAPPDIEAQNPHMIDGAMHGGIRSLPQAGPLQPAPGWGQHRTPLAGLYQTGGTTHPGGSITGAPGRNAARIVFEDLGLDFDAVAGGEG
- a CDS encoding DMT family transporter codes for the protein MSGAAWAAVSGAGFGLFQAFNARAVRNLSSVYLSTFLQLVLATLVLGLAAAVAGELGDLGAVPLDAYALFAAAGMVHFFVGWTTLNFSQSRIGAARTSPLIATTPLFGLVLGIVFAGEIPAPIAALGVALVIVGAFAVSDPGSGERAAFSESVWGFATAACWATSAVITAEALEHFDAPLLGVTLGMAAATLGYAFVLALSNEQLGSIGNERSGLYWKLAAGLIVGLATWGRYESLDTTAIATVLALQLLSVPVVLALAPMISGRSVEIVNPRIVGGAALVVGGSLILLLA